The following proteins are encoded in a genomic region of Populus nigra chromosome 16, ddPopNigr1.1, whole genome shotgun sequence:
- the LOC133675197 gene encoding uncharacterized protein LOC133675197: MELDGRPSPSTGLQRFCFCFALFCFLFEARSACLSQSHEDPTFNPPFLTLHNRFLAESNDMVMDSKNNRCSEKINKGSQLREAFKMLDANFFDDTKVLDIAREAKELNLPIFAANRELVASENGGLHNPSCLIFNPEWTNEQVENASNRFSYPTLSGIQKPKTEEEIAFMSILELGELIRTKQITSLELVQIFLQRLKRYNPVLESVITYTDELAYKQAKEADELLAKGVYLGPLHGIPYGLKDIIAVPGYKTTWGSGSFKDQVHNIEAWVYKRLKSAGAVLVAKLVSGSLAYDDIWFGGRTRNPWNIEEFSTGSSAGPAASTSAGMVPFAIGSETAGSITYPAARCGVTALRPTFGTVGRTGVMSIAESLDKLGPFCRSAEDCTVVLDTIRGKDPDDLSSRYIPLDDPFSVDIKRLTVGYTDDAEMEVVNVLKSKGVNTVPFKLNYTVDSVQGILNFTMDVEMLAHFDEWQRTRQDDLYEAQDQWPTELRRARVIPAVDYVQAQRVRRKLIQEVKKSFTVDAFIGNATDWERVCLGNLVGFPVIVVPTGFKNISNPPSEGTRRRTTITTGIYARPNHDHIALALAMAYQSVTYHHKQRPPIDNLGPSDIMPYPPTTIPHRRLHL; encoded by the exons ATGGAACTCGACGGTCGTCCTTCCCCTTCCACTGGGTTGCAACGTTTCTGCTTCTGTTTTGCActcttctgttttctttttgaagCTCGATCTGCGTGCTTGTCTCAGTCCCATGAAGATCCCACCTTCAATCCGCCATTTCTAACACTACACAACCGTTTTCTCGCAGAAAGTAACGACATGGTCATG GACAGTAAGAACAACAGATGTTCAGAGAAGATTAATAAAGGTTCACAACTTAGAGAGGCATTTAAAATGCTTGATGCCAACTTCTTCGATGATACTAAG GTGTTGGACATTGCGAGGGAAGCAAAAGAGCTTAATTTACCAATTTTTGCAGCTAACAGGGAATTAGTGGCTTCTGAGAATGGAGGGTTGCATAACCcatcttgtttgatttttaaccCTGAGTGGACAAATGAGCAAGTGGAAAATGCAAGCAACAGGTTCAGTTATCCAACCCTCTCTGGCATTCAGAAGCCGAAAACTGAAGAAGAAATTGCCTTTATGAGT ATACTTGAATTAGGGGAACTGATTAGGACAAAGCAGATTACATCTCTGGAGCTTGTACAAATTTTTCTACAGAGATTAAAGAG GTACAATCCTGTTCTGGAATCAGTGATCACTTATACTGATGAATTGGCTTATAAACAAGCAAAAGAAGCTGATGAATTGCTTGCCAAAGGAGTGTATTTGG GACCTCTCCATGGGATTCCTTATGGGTTAAAAGATATTATTGCCGTGCCTGGATACAAAACAACATGGGGTTCTGGAAGTTTCAAAGATCAAGTTCATAATATTGAAGCTTGGGTTTACAAGAG GTTGAAGTCTGCAGGGGCAGTTCTAGTTGCTAAGCTTGTCTCTGGATCGCTTGCGTATGATGATATCTGGTTTGGGGGTAGGACAAGAAACCCTTGGAACATCGAGGAATTTTCAACTGGCTCGTCAGCTGGGCCCGCTGCCAGCACCTCAGCTG GGATGGTTCCATTTGCAATCGGTTCAGAAACTGCTGGCTCAATTACATACCCTGCAGCTCGTTGTGGCGTGACAGCATTGCGTCCAACTTTTGGTACGGTCGGCCGAACTGGTGTAATGAGCATAGCAGAAAGCTTG GATAAGCTGGGACCTTTCTGCAGAAGTGCTGAAGATTGTACAGTTGTTCTGGACACCATTCGAGGGAAGGACCCTGATGATCTCTCATCAAGATATATTCCCCTTGATGATCCATTTTCAGTTGACATTAAAAGGCTTACAGTTGGGTACACGGATGATGCTGAAATGGAG GTTGTTAATGTTCTCAAATCAAAGGGTGTTAATACGGTTCCTTTTAAATTGAACTACACCGTCGACTCTGTTCAAGGTATCTTAAATTTTACCATGGACGTAGAGATGTTGGCTCATTTTGATGAGTGGCAACGCACCAGGCAAGATGACCTTTATGAAGCTCAAGATCAATGGCCCACTGAATTGCGTCGTGCACGCGTAATTCCAGCAGTTGATTATGTGCAG GCACAAAGGGTTCGGCGAAAATTAATTCAGGAAGTGAAAAAAAGTTTCACTGTCGATGCATTCATTGGTAATGCAACTGACTGGGAGAGAGTTTGCTTGGGAAATCTTGTTGGTTTCCCAGTAATTGTTGTTCCAACTGGCTTTAAAAACatatccaatccaccttcagaGGGTACTCGAAGAAGAACCACCATCACCACCGGCATCTATGCTCGTCCTAACCATGATCACATT GCTCTAGCATTAGCAATGGCTTACCAATCAGTCACTTATCACCATAAGCAGCGCCCCCCCATCGATAATCTTGGGCCAAGCGACATAATGCCATATCCACCAACAACTATCCCTCACAGAAGGCTGCATCTATGA